Proteins from a genomic interval of Kaistia defluvii:
- a CDS encoding LLM class flavin-dependent oxidoreductase, giving the protein MEFGIYTFGDNMPDPITGARLDPVQRVRNLIEEIELADQVGLDVFGLGEHHRPDYLVSAPDVILAAGAARTKTIRLSSAVTVLSSDDPVRVFQRFSTLDLVSNGRAEIMAGRGSFIESFPLFGYDLGDYDALFAENLDLLLKLREAERVTWPGGHRAAIHDLGVYPRPVQDPLPVWIAVGGTPQSVVRAAVLGLPLAIAIIGGNPAHFQPLVDLYHRAAKESGSDPTHLRVGINSHGFIAENSQDAADIAYPPFAAVMTKLGKERGWPPTTRGQFEAQRRLHGALFVGSPSEVAEKILYQHELFDHDRFLIQFSVGTLPHDKMMKSIELFGTKVVPEVKKALAAKAETAAVP; this is encoded by the coding sequence ATGGAATTCGGCATCTATACCTTCGGCGACAATATGCCCGACCCGATCACGGGTGCCCGGCTCGATCCGGTGCAGCGCGTGCGCAATCTGATCGAGGAAATCGAACTGGCCGACCAGGTCGGCCTCGACGTCTTCGGTCTCGGCGAGCATCACCGGCCCGACTATCTGGTATCCGCCCCCGACGTGATCCTGGCGGCCGGCGCGGCGCGGACGAAGACGATCCGTCTCTCCAGCGCCGTCACGGTTCTCTCCTCGGATGATCCGGTGCGCGTCTTCCAGCGCTTCTCCACTCTCGACCTCGTGTCCAACGGTCGCGCCGAGATCATGGCCGGGCGCGGCTCGTTCATCGAATCCTTCCCGCTGTTCGGCTACGACCTCGGCGACTATGACGCGCTGTTCGCGGAAAACTTGGACCTGCTGCTCAAGCTGCGCGAAGCCGAGCGGGTGACCTGGCCCGGCGGCCATCGCGCGGCGATCCACGATCTCGGCGTCTATCCGCGTCCCGTCCAGGATCCGCTGCCGGTCTGGATCGCGGTCGGCGGCACGCCGCAATCGGTCGTGCGCGCGGCGGTGCTTGGCCTGCCGCTGGCGATCGCCATCATCGGCGGCAACCCGGCCCATTTCCAGCCGCTGGTCGACCTCTACCATCGCGCCGCAAAGGAATCCGGCAGCGACCCGACCCATCTGCGCGTCGGCATCAATTCGCACGGTTTCATCGCCGAGAATTCGCAGGACGCGGCCGACATCGCCTATCCGCCCTTCGCCGCCGTCATGACCAAGCTTGGCAAGGAGCGCGGCTGGCCGCCGACGACGCGCGGCCAGTTCGAGGCGCAGCGCCGACTTCATGGAGCGCTCTTCGTCGGCAGCCCGTCCGAGGTGGCCGAAAAGATCCTCTACCAGCACGAACTGTTCGACCATGACCGCTTCCTGATCCAGTTCAGCGTCGGCACGCTGCCGCATGACAAGATGATGAAGTCGATCGAGCTGTTCGGGACCAAGGTGGTGCCGGAGGTCAAGAAGGCGCTGGCTGCGAAGGCGGAAACGGCCGCTGTCCCATAG
- a CDS encoding cold-shock protein, with protein sequence MRQTGTVKFFNASKGFGFITPDDGGKDVFVHVTAVERSGISNMNDGMRITFETEPDKRGKGPKAVDLQPG encoded by the coding sequence ATGCGACAGACTGGTACAGTCAAATTCTTCAATGCGTCGAAGGGATTCGGCTTCATTACCCCTGATGACGGCGGCAAGGATGTGTTCGTTCACGTCACGGCCGTCGAGCGTTCGGGTATTTCGAACATGAACGATGGCATGCGGATCACATTCGAGACCGAGCCGGACAAGCGCGGCAAGGGCCCGAAGGCCGTGGATCTGCAGCCGGGCTAG
- the lepB gene encoding signal peptidase I translates to MMAELEKTAEKKKSSKDGLGGTIRVFAEALIIALIVRTFLFQPFEIPSGSLIPTLEIGDYLFVSKYSYGYSRYSFPFGMGPFEGRIWGSEPNQGDIVVFKGPKDNSTDFIKRVIGKPGDTVQMIDGRLYINDKMVERQPIEPYETKDFFGNTISAPRYEETLPSGVKHQIIEIEGDRGSFDNTPKYEVPPGHLFMMGDNRDNSADSRDMQSMGFVPNENVEGKARWVFFSIADGARVWEFWKWPWSIRWNRLFTSIT, encoded by the coding sequence ATGATGGCTGAACTAGAGAAGACCGCCGAGAAAAAGAAGTCGTCCAAGGACGGTCTCGGCGGCACCATCCGCGTCTTCGCCGAAGCGCTGATCATCGCACTCATCGTGCGGACCTTCCTGTTCCAGCCCTTCGAGATTCCGTCGGGCTCGCTGATCCCGACGCTGGAGATCGGCGACTACCTGTTCGTCTCGAAATATTCCTATGGCTATTCGCGCTACTCGTTCCCCTTCGGCATGGGCCCGTTCGAGGGCCGCATCTGGGGCTCGGAGCCGAACCAGGGCGACATCGTCGTCTTCAAGGGACCGAAGGACAATTCGACCGATTTCATCAAGCGCGTCATCGGTAAGCCCGGCGACACCGTGCAGATGATCGATGGCCGGCTCTACATCAACGACAAGATGGTCGAGCGCCAGCCGATCGAGCCGTACGAGACCAAGGACTTCTTCGGCAACACCATCTCCGCGCCGCGCTACGAAGAGACGCTGCCGAGCGGCGTCAAGCACCAGATCATCGAGATCGAGGGCGATCGCGGCTCGTTCGACAACACGCCGAAATATGAAGTTCCGCCCGGCCACCTCTTCATGATGGGCGACAACCGCGACAATTCGGCGGATTCGCGCGACATGCAGTCGATGGGCTTCGTTCCCAACGAGAATGTCGAGGGCAAGGCCCGCTGGGTGTTCTTCTCGATCGCCGACGGCGCACGCGTCTGGGAATTCTGGAAGTGGCCGTGGTCGATCCGCTGGAACCGGCTCTTCACCTCCATCACCTGA
- the minC gene encoding septum site-determining protein MinC codes for MATPASKQRAAIRFRGRSFLATVLAPELPLADWLAELDKLSKRSEGYFASRPVILDVTGLAITKRDFAELIAMLYEREIKVMGVEGADPSWLGFGMPPSVSGGKQTEILHKPSAEPPKNSFVDRAVPSLLIETPVRSGQSIIFPQGDVTVVGSVASGAEIIAGNSIHIYGTLRGRAIAGSTGNAGARIFCQKFEAELIAIDGLYQTADDLDASLRGRSVQAWLANDKMNMAALA; via the coding sequence GTGGCTACTCCCGCTTCCAAACAACGCGCAGCAATCCGGTTCCGGGGAAGGTCCTTCCTCGCTACCGTCCTGGCGCCCGAGCTTCCGCTGGCCGATTGGCTGGCCGAACTCGACAAGCTTTCCAAACGTTCCGAGGGCTACTTCGCCAGTCGCCCCGTCATTCTCGACGTCACCGGCCTCGCCATCACCAAGCGCGACTTCGCAGAGCTGATCGCCATGCTCTACGAGCGCGAGATCAAGGTGATGGGAGTCGAGGGCGCCGATCCGTCCTGGCTCGGCTTCGGCATGCCGCCATCCGTCAGTGGTGGCAAGCAGACCGAAATCCTGCACAAGCCGTCCGCCGAGCCACCCAAGAACAGCTTCGTGGACCGTGCGGTCCCGTCGCTGCTGATCGAGACGCCGGTCCGTTCCGGCCAGTCGATCATCTTCCCGCAGGGCGACGTGACCGTGGTCGGCTCCGTCGCCTCGGGCGCGGAGATCATCGCCGGCAACTCGATCCATATCTACGGCACGCTGCGTGGTCGCGCGATCGCCGGGTCGACCGGCAATGCCGGGGCGCGGATCTTCTGCCAGAAATTCGAGGCCGAGCTGATCGCCATCGACGGCCTCTACCAGACTGCGGATGACCTGGATGCGAGCCTTCGCGGCCGATCGGTCCAGGCCTGGCTCGCAAATGACAAGATGAACATGGCGGCGCTGGCCTGA
- a CDS encoding YbjN domain-containing protein → MSLIDFETEDRQSNPVDMIEHIAGLNDWSFERSGDDEITISIAGGWCDYHVSFSWMEDMEAVHLACAFDLKVTDPRKTEVMRLLSLVNEQLWIGHFDLWSKEGVVMYRQTLLLAGGAEPNSRQVEGLLENAIESCERYYQAFQFVVWAGKSAAEALETVLFETVGEA, encoded by the coding sequence ATGAGCCTCATCGACTTCGAGACCGAAGACCGGCAGTCCAATCCGGTCGATATGATCGAGCACATCGCAGGGCTCAATGATTGGAGCTTCGAGCGATCCGGCGATGACGAGATCACCATCTCCATCGCCGGCGGCTGGTGCGACTACCACGTCTCCTTCTCCTGGATGGAGGATATGGAGGCGGTGCACCTGGCTTGCGCCTTCGATCTGAAAGTGACAGACCCGCGCAAGACCGAAGTCATGCGCCTGCTTTCCCTGGTGAACGAGCAACTCTGGATCGGCCATTTCGACCTCTGGAGCAAGGAAGGCGTCGTCATGTATCGGCAGACGCTGTTGCTGGCCGGCGGCGCGGAACCCAACAGCCGCCAAGTCGAGGGACTGCTGGAAAACGCGATCGAAAGCTGCGAGCGCTATTACCAGGCCTTCCAGTTCGTCGTCTGGGCCGGCAAGTCCGCCGCCGAGGCGCTCGAAACCGTCCTGTTCGAGACGGTCGGCGAAGCCTGA
- a CDS encoding MFS transporter: MPIALFALAIASFGIGTTEFVIMGLLPEVAADLGVSIPSAGLLITGYAIGVVIGGPIIVLATARLPRKITLVGLAMLFVVGNIFCAVAPTYGLLMAARVFTAFGHGAFFGISAVVAGTLVPRNQRAQAMALVFAGLTLANILGVPGGTALGQIAGWRATFWAVVAIGLVSVAAIIAWVPSDRGATAPPSLMREFAVFKRLQVWLAMAVSVLSAAATFACFTYIAPILQTVTGLAPHQVTWVLLLFGVGITIGNLIGGRLADWKLMPTILGALTALILVLAQFTYSSHSVIGACISVFVWGCVMFILIAPLQMRVIECAGEAPNLASTLNQGAFNVGNAGGAWVGGLAITMGATYDKLPLVGASLTVAALIVALASWHLARQQPATAPAA; encoded by the coding sequence ATGCCGATCGCCCTCTTCGCCCTGGCCATTGCCTCGTTCGGCATCGGCACGACTGAATTCGTCATCATGGGCCTGCTGCCGGAAGTAGCGGCGGATCTCGGCGTCTCGATCCCGAGCGCGGGCCTGCTGATCACCGGCTATGCGATCGGCGTCGTCATCGGCGGACCGATCATCGTGCTGGCCACCGCGCGATTGCCGCGCAAGATCACGCTGGTCGGATTGGCCATGCTGTTCGTGGTCGGCAACATCTTCTGCGCCGTCGCACCCACCTACGGGCTGCTGATGGCGGCGCGCGTGTTTACCGCCTTCGGCCATGGCGCATTCTTCGGCATCAGCGCCGTCGTCGCGGGCACGCTCGTGCCGCGCAACCAGCGCGCCCAGGCCATGGCGCTGGTCTTCGCCGGCCTGACGCTCGCCAACATTCTCGGTGTGCCGGGCGGCACCGCGCTCGGCCAGATCGCCGGCTGGCGCGCCACCTTCTGGGCCGTCGTGGCGATCGGCTTGGTCTCGGTCGCGGCCATCATCGCCTGGGTTCCGTCCGACCGCGGCGCCACCGCCCCGCCGAGCCTGATGCGCGAATTCGCCGTGTTCAAGCGCCTGCAGGTCTGGCTCGCCATGGCCGTGAGCGTGCTGTCGGCGGCAGCCACCTTTGCCTGCTTCACCTATATCGCACCGATCCTGCAGACTGTGACCGGCCTGGCGCCGCATCAGGTAACCTGGGTGCTGCTGCTGTTCGGCGTCGGCATCACGATCGGCAACCTGATCGGCGGCCGATTGGCGGACTGGAAATTGATGCCGACGATCCTCGGCGCCCTCACCGCGCTGATCCTCGTGCTGGCGCAGTTCACCTACAGCAGCCACTCCGTCATCGGCGCCTGCATCAGCGTCTTCGTCTGGGGCTGCGTGATGTTCATCCTGATCGCGCCCCTGCAGATGCGCGTGATCGAATGCGCCGGCGAGGCGCCCAATCTGGCGTCCACACTCAATCAGGGTGCATTCAATGTCGGCAATGCCGGCGGCGCGTGGGTGGGCGGGCTCGCCATCACCATGGGCGCGACCTATGACAAACTGCCTCTGGTCGGCGCCTCGCTGACGGTCGCGGCCCTGATTGTGGCGTTGGCTTCCTGGCACCTCGCCAGGCAACAGCCTGCAACGGCGCCAGCCGCCTGA